The Thermosynechococcus sp. genome has a segment encoding these proteins:
- a CDS encoding cell division protein FtsQ/DivIB, translating into MVNPTPQGTTTHDAIRERRRQLQSKRRWRQLARLWRTSVLLTLTGGLVWGLTLPYWIIRGPEQVVIRGNQLLKTEALRAQLPLQYPESLLRLRPQEIIHVLETTLPLQRVTIARQLFPPTLIVEVQERKPVAVATCNQCWVMSETGQLQGPASRWLVDSLGFVAPLSSYQASAVKPMPTLQLQGYFVPVKGAPRPQTLAVDSDRQQQWQQIHRLLQQQDLPITGLDWRNEQNLVVQTPLAPVHLGVVQWNSPTFNKQLSALARLKQLPQYLDPRQMAFIDLVNPDEPLVQLRQQPTQQPLPRSN; encoded by the coding sequence ATGGTAAATCCCACCCCGCAGGGGACAACTACCCATGATGCCATTCGTGAACGGCGCCGCCAATTGCAAAGTAAACGCCGCTGGCGCCAACTGGCAAGGCTTTGGCGTACCAGTGTTCTCTTGACCCTAACGGGAGGGCTAGTCTGGGGACTGACGCTGCCGTACTGGATCATCCGTGGCCCTGAGCAAGTGGTGATTCGTGGCAATCAACTGCTGAAGACGGAAGCGTTGCGGGCACAATTGCCCCTTCAGTATCCTGAGTCGCTGCTCCGTTTGCGGCCACAGGAGATCATTCATGTCCTAGAAACCACGCTACCTCTGCAACGAGTGACGATCGCCCGCCAACTTTTTCCGCCGACCCTGATTGTTGAAGTTCAAGAACGCAAGCCTGTCGCCGTCGCCACCTGTAATCAATGCTGGGTGATGAGTGAAACGGGTCAGCTTCAAGGTCCTGCCAGTCGCTGGTTGGTGGATAGCCTCGGATTTGTCGCGCCGCTGAGTAGTTATCAAGCCAGTGCCGTGAAGCCAATGCCGACCCTCCAGTTGCAGGGGTATTTTGTACCGGTTAAGGGGGCGCCGCGTCCGCAAACATTGGCGGTGGATAGCGATCGCCAGCAGCAGTGGCAGCAGATTCACCGGCTGCTGCAGCAGCAGGATTTACCCATTACGGGCTTAGATTGGCGCAATGAACAGAATCTTGTGGTCCAAACTCCCCTCGCGCCGGTTCACCTTGGGGTAGTGCAGTGGAATAGTCCCACCTTCAATAAACAACTCAGTGCCTTGGCCCGTCTCAAGCAGTTACCCCAGTATTTGGATCCTCGGCAAATGGCCTTTATTGATCTGGTGAACCCCGATGAACCCTTGGTGCAACTGCGGCAACAACCTACACAGCAGCCGCTTCCCCGCAGCAATTAA
- a CDS encoding pentapeptide repeat-containing protein produces the protein MISRQKMLDLDTCYRVLELEPGATLEEVNRAYRDLVFIWHPDRIPKDNTRLIEKAQEKIKQFNEARDQLRQHIARQRTQSSHQAASQRQAYRASPPPHSPPPRYQSNPYTYRSYHGPHEPQQATQHTYGQHHNHTYSTHQRQRTAAPPPPEPPRTTPPHKDMAGVNLQGANLSEKDFEGRNLSHANLSHADLSDAFLHRVILHRANLRHANLFRANLLQADLSYADLQGANLIGADLSGADLRGADLRGAKMSQGNRLLVKLTGARLTGAIMPDGHVHT, from the coding sequence ATGATAAGCCGTCAGAAAATGCTCGATTTAGACACCTGCTATCGGGTACTGGAGTTGGAGCCGGGGGCAACCCTCGAGGAGGTTAACCGAGCTTATCGGGATTTGGTGTTTATTTGGCATCCCGATCGTATTCCCAAGGACAACACACGGCTAATCGAGAAGGCACAGGAGAAGATTAAGCAGTTTAATGAAGCACGGGATCAACTGCGGCAGCATATTGCCCGCCAGAGGACGCAAAGCTCCCACCAGGCGGCTAGCCAGCGGCAGGCCTATCGTGCTTCGCCCCCCCCGCACTCACCGCCGCCGCGCTATCAGTCAAATCCCTACACCTATCGCAGCTATCATGGACCCCATGAGCCGCAGCAAGCTACACAGCACACCTATGGTCAACACCACAACCACACCTACAGCACCCATCAACGCCAACGTACTGCTGCCCCACCGCCCCCAGAGCCACCCCGCACGACGCCACCCCATAAGGATATGGCGGGGGTCAATTTACAGGGGGCAAACCTCAGTGAAAAGGACTTTGAAGGCCGTAACCTCAGCCATGCCAATCTCAGCCATGCCGATCTCAGTGATGCCTTTTTGCATCGGGTGATTCTCCACCGCGCCAACCTGCGCCATGCCAATCTCTTCCGCGCCAATTTGCTGCAGGCGGATCTCAGCTATGCTGACCTCCAAGGGGCCAATCTCATTGGTGCTGACTTGAGTGGTGCCGATCTGCGGGGTGCTGATCTGCGGGGAGCAAAGATGAGTCAAGGCAATCGTCTCCTCGTCAAACTCACCGGGGCGCGCCTCACGGGAGCCATTATGCCCGACGGACACGTCCACACCTAA
- a CDS encoding DUF2062 domain-containing protein, with product MMRLSFPQPARQPRWLYCWQRSLRYHYLRLMRSHSSTESIARGLGAGVFAGMLPLFGGQMLIAVTLALLVRGNKPLAALATWVSNPFTYVPLYWFNFQVGWWLMGQPSLSFGEWHSWEKLLEQGGQLATILIFGSVWVGVIAGLLTYALCLRLLPPLRQRFRRRSAMAAVNFPNRPQP from the coding sequence ATGATGCGGTTGTCTTTTCCTCAGCCTGCTCGACAGCCCCGTTGGCTCTATTGTTGGCAACGATCGCTCCGCTATCACTATTTGCGCCTGATGCGCTCCCACAGTAGTACTGAGAGTATTGCCCGTGGCTTAGGGGCTGGCGTCTTTGCTGGTATGCTGCCCCTATTTGGCGGGCAGATGCTCATTGCCGTCACCCTAGCGCTGCTAGTGCGGGGAAATAAACCCTTGGCCGCCCTTGCCACTTGGGTGAGCAACCCCTTCACCTATGTGCCTTTGTATTGGTTTAACTTTCAGGTGGGCTGGTGGCTGATGGGGCAGCCTTCCCTATCTTTTGGTGAATGGCACTCTTGGGAAAAGCTCCTAGAACAAGGGGGGCAACTGGCAACGATTCTCATTTTTGGCAGTGTTTGGGTGGGCGTAATAGCTGGACTCCTCACCTATGCCCTGTGTTTGCGGCTGTTACCCCCCCTGCGGCAACGCTTTCGCCGGCGTTCTGCTATGGCTGCTGTAAATTTTCCAAACCGGCCACAACCTTAG
- the menD gene encoding 2-succinyl-5-enolpyruvyl-6-hydroxy-3-cyclohexene-1-carboxylic-acid synthase has translation MILTENLNVLWASVLFETLYRLGLRTVVLSPGSRSGPLAIAAAAHPHLEALPILDERSAAFFALGLVQQQGRPVALVCTSGTAAANFYPAIIEASLSHLPLIVLTADRPPELRFCQAGQAIDQVHLYGHAVRHYRELSLPELPLLPYLRQTLCHSWQTALWPDPGPVHLNVPLRDPLDLRSEANFHGVLPKGFFEQVQPFVPPRVVTPLPWQTWQQMQRGVIIAGPSHGVDSLAEAAAIDRLSRSLQWPVLADALSSARGLPHGISHYDLLLRDAHLREYLRPAGVIQLGPLPTSKALREWLSACDPLIWCLDPTGDNNNPLHGRCQMLAIAPQGVDCPPDPLPPNPYLKDWQDQDQRVREQLKRTFEAIDWFSEAKLIYHLPQWLPSQTAIFVASSMPVRDVESVWHGGDRRHRFYFNRGANGIDGTLSSALGVAHRGQPTLLITGDLACLHDTNGWLITPQFQGCLTVLLINNKGGGIFEHLPIRQFDPPFEAFFATPQQVDFSCLAAAYGIPYHCLKDWADVEAQLRQTPWPKIRLLEFRSDRHQNAQWRQQVLAHLGG, from the coding sequence ATGATTCTCACTGAAAATCTGAATGTCCTCTGGGCCAGCGTCCTCTTTGAAACCCTCTACCGTTTGGGACTGCGGACAGTGGTTCTCTCGCCGGGATCGCGTTCTGGACCGTTGGCGATCGCGGCGGCTGCCCATCCCCATCTTGAGGCCTTGCCGATTCTTGATGAACGCTCGGCGGCTTTTTTTGCCCTTGGCCTTGTTCAACAGCAGGGGCGACCGGTTGCCCTTGTCTGCACTTCAGGCACTGCCGCTGCCAATTTCTACCCGGCGATTATTGAAGCGAGCCTCAGTCATTTACCGCTCATTGTGCTGACTGCCGATCGCCCCCCCGAATTGCGCTTTTGCCAAGCGGGGCAAGCCATTGATCAGGTGCATCTCTATGGTCATGCAGTGCGTCACTATCGCGAACTGAGTCTGCCGGAACTCCCCCTGCTGCCCTACCTACGGCAAACCCTGTGCCATAGCTGGCAAACTGCCCTCTGGCCGGATCCGGGGCCAGTACATTTGAATGTTCCTCTACGGGATCCGCTTGACCTGCGCTCTGAGGCCAATTTTCATGGGGTACTGCCAAAAGGCTTCTTTGAGCAGGTGCAGCCCTTTGTGCCGCCTCGGGTTGTCACCCCTCTCCCTTGGCAAACATGGCAACAGATGCAGCGGGGGGTGATTATTGCGGGGCCCAGTCATGGGGTGGATTCTCTGGCGGAAGCTGCCGCAATTGATCGCCTGAGTCGCTCTCTGCAGTGGCCGGTGCTTGCCGATGCCCTCTCTTCGGCGCGGGGACTGCCCCACGGGATTAGCCATTACGATCTGCTGCTGCGAGATGCCCACCTGCGGGAATATCTGCGTCCGGCAGGGGTGATTCAACTGGGACCGCTGCCCACCAGTAAAGCCCTGCGGGAATGGCTGAGTGCCTGCGATCCACTGATTTGGTGCCTTGACCCCACGGGCGACAACAACAATCCCCTCCATGGCCGCTGTCAGATGTTGGCGATCGCCCCCCAAGGGGTGGACTGCCCCCCCGACCCCCTGCCCCCCAACCCCTACCTCAAGGACTGGCAAGACCAGGATCAACGAGTGCGGGAGCAACTAAAGCGGACATTTGAGGCCATTGATTGGTTCTCGGAGGCCAAGCTGATTTACCATCTGCCCCAGTGGTTGCCATCGCAAACGGCGATTTTTGTTGCCAGTAGTATGCCCGTGCGCGATGTTGAGAGCGTCTGGCATGGGGGCGATCGCCGCCATCGCTTTTACTTTAATCGGGGGGCCAACGGCATTGATGGCACGTTGTCCAGTGCCTTGGGGGTTGCCCATCGCGGTCAACCGACCCTCTTGATCACCGGGGACCTGGCCTGCTTGCACGATACCAATGGCTGGCTGATCACACCCCAGTTTCAAGGATGTCTCACCGTGCTGCTGATCAACAATAAGGGGGGCGGTATTTTTGAGCATTTGCCCATTCGTCAGTTTGATCCGCCCTTTGAAGCCTTTTTTGCCACACCGCAGCAGGTGGATTTTAGTTGCCTTGCCGCTGCCTACGGCATTCCCTACCACTGTCTCAAGGACTGGGCTGATGTGGAGGCACAGCTGCGCCAGACCCCTTGGCCAAAGATACGGCTTTTAGAATTTAGGAGCGATCGCCACCAGAACGCCCAATGGCGGCAGCAGGTACTCGCCCATCTTGGGGGCTGA
- the hisB gene encoding imidazoleglycerol-phosphate dehydratase HisB encodes MNDSLLSNGHAPLLRQATVDRQTKETKVHIELTLDGNGLADNHTGIPFLDHMLDQLCAHGLVDLRVQASGDTHIDDHHTNEDVGITLGMALDQALGDRRGIQRFGHFVAPLDESLVEVALDVSGRPHLSYGLQIPTQRVGTYDTQLVREFFVALVNHSRMTLHIRQLDGINSHHIIEATFKAFARALRLAIALDPRRTQQIPSSKGVIQA; translated from the coding sequence ATGAATGATTCTCTCCTCAGTAATGGCCACGCACCTCTGTTGCGCCAAGCCACGGTCGATCGCCAGACTAAAGAAACCAAGGTTCACATTGAACTCACCCTTGATGGCAATGGCCTAGCGGACAATCACACGGGGATTCCCTTCTTGGATCACATGCTGGATCAGCTTTGCGCCCATGGCCTTGTGGATTTGCGGGTGCAGGCCAGTGGAGATACCCATATTGATGACCACCACACCAATGAGGATGTGGGCATCACCTTGGGGATGGCGTTGGATCAAGCCTTGGGCGATCGCCGCGGAATTCAGCGTTTTGGCCACTTTGTTGCGCCCCTCGATGAAAGCTTAGTGGAAGTGGCCCTAGACGTTTCGGGGCGTCCGCACCTTAGCTATGGGTTGCAGATTCCGACGCAGCGGGTTGGCACCTATGATACGCAACTGGTGCGGGAATTTTTCGTAGCCTTGGTGAATCATAGCCGCATGACGCTGCATATCCGCCAATTGGACGGCATTAACTCCCACCACATTATTGAAGCGACATTCAAGGCCTTTGCCCGTGCCCTGCGCCTGGCGATCGCCCTTGACCCGCGCCGCACTCAGCAAATTCCCAGTTCGAAGGGTGTGATCCAAGCTTAG
- the ftsH3 gene encoding ATP-dependent zinc metalloprotease FtsH3 — protein MNKQWRNAGLYVLLAIVVLALATAFFDRQPTTKQTWPYSEFIQQVESKQITKVSITPDRSQAQAITQDGTRVLVNLPNDPELLDILTTNNVDIAVLPQSNDGFWFRALSSLFVPIGLLVLLFFLLRRAQAGPGNQAMNFGKSRARVQMEPQTQVTFNDVAGIDQAKLELGEVVEFLKYADRFTEVGAKIPKGVLLVGPPGTGKTLLARAVAGEAGVPFFSISGSEFVEMFVGVGASRVRDLFEQAKANAPCIVFIDEIDAVGRQRGAGLGGGNDEREQTLNQLLTEMDGFEGNTGIIIIAATNRPDVLDAALLRPGRFDRQVVVDRPDYKGRLDILKVHARGKTLAKDVDLDKIARRTPGFTGADLSNLLNEAAILAARRNLTEISMDEINDAIDRVLAGPEKKDRVMSDRRKKLVAYHEAGHALVGALMPDYDPVQKVSIIPRGRAGGLTWFTPNEDQMDSGLYSRAYLQNQMAVALGGRIAEEIVFGEDEVTTGASNDLQQVARVARQMVTRFGMSDRLGPVALGRQTGNVFLGRDIMAERDFSEETAATIDDEVRNLVEQAYRRAKEVLVNNRHVLDQIAQVLIEKETIDAEELQSILDRNDVKMATIP, from the coding sequence GTGAATAAACAATGGCGAAACGCAGGTTTATACGTGCTTCTGGCAATCGTGGTGCTGGCCTTGGCCACGGCCTTCTTTGATCGCCAACCCACGACCAAACAAACATGGCCCTACAGTGAGTTCATCCAACAGGTCGAAAGTAAGCAAATCACCAAAGTCAGTATCACCCCTGATCGCTCTCAAGCTCAAGCGATTACCCAAGATGGCACGCGAGTTCTGGTTAATCTTCCCAATGACCCTGAACTCCTCGACATTCTCACAACCAACAATGTGGACATTGCTGTTTTGCCCCAAAGCAATGATGGCTTCTGGTTCCGCGCCCTCAGCAGCTTGTTCGTTCCCATTGGCCTCTTGGTACTGCTCTTTTTCCTGTTGCGGCGTGCCCAAGCGGGTCCTGGCAACCAAGCGATGAATTTCGGTAAGTCACGGGCACGGGTACAGATGGAACCCCAAACCCAAGTGACATTTAATGATGTGGCCGGGATTGATCAGGCCAAGCTGGAACTGGGGGAAGTGGTGGAATTCCTGAAGTATGCCGATCGCTTTACGGAAGTCGGTGCCAAAATTCCCAAGGGTGTCTTGCTGGTGGGGCCGCCAGGGACAGGTAAAACCCTCCTTGCCCGTGCCGTTGCCGGTGAGGCAGGTGTCCCCTTCTTCTCGATTTCCGGTTCTGAGTTTGTGGAAATGTTCGTTGGGGTGGGTGCCTCACGGGTGCGCGACCTCTTTGAACAAGCCAAAGCCAATGCCCCCTGTATCGTTTTTATTGATGAGATTGATGCCGTGGGTCGCCAGCGCGGTGCCGGCCTAGGGGGTGGCAATGACGAACGGGAGCAAACCCTCAACCAACTGCTGACGGAAATGGATGGCTTTGAGGGGAATACGGGCATTATTATTATTGCGGCGACAAACCGTCCGGATGTTTTGGATGCAGCGCTGTTGCGTCCCGGTCGTTTTGACCGTCAAGTGGTGGTGGATCGCCCCGATTACAAAGGTCGCCTCGATATTCTCAAAGTCCATGCCCGCGGCAAAACCCTTGCTAAGGATGTGGATCTCGATAAAATTGCACGCCGTACGCCCGGCTTTACTGGTGCGGATCTTTCTAATCTGCTCAATGAAGCGGCCATTCTGGCGGCCCGCCGTAACCTCACCGAGATCTCAATGGATGAGATTAACGATGCCATTGATCGCGTCCTGGCAGGGCCTGAGAAAAAAGACCGCGTCATGAGCGATCGCCGCAAGAAGTTAGTTGCCTACCATGAGGCGGGTCATGCCCTTGTGGGTGCCCTGATGCCAGACTACGATCCTGTCCAAAAAGTGAGCATCATTCCGCGGGGACGGGCAGGGGGGCTAACTTGGTTTACCCCCAACGAAGATCAGATGGATTCGGGTCTCTATAGCCGTGCCTACCTACAAAACCAAATGGCCGTTGCCCTAGGGGGTCGCATTGCTGAGGAAATTGTCTTTGGCGAGGATGAGGTGACCACGGGTGCCTCAAACGATCTGCAACAGGTGGCGCGGGTGGCACGGCAAATGGTTACCCGCTTTGGCATGAGCGATCGCCTAGGGCCGGTGGCTTTGGGACGGCAAACGGGGAATGTCTTCCTTGGCCGCGACATTATGGCGGAACGGGACTTCTCTGAGGAAACCGCTGCCACCATTGATGACGAAGTGCGCAACCTAGTGGAGCAGGCCTATCGCCGTGCCAAAGAGGTGCTGGTAAACAACCGCCATGTCCTTGACCAAATTGCCCAAGTGCTCATTGAAAAAGAGACAATCGATGCTGAGGAACTCCAAAGCATCTTGGATCGCAACGACGTCAAGATGGCAACGATTCCCTAG
- a CDS encoding SMC family ATPase, which yields MEIQCLTLKNFKTHRDRTFEFMPGVNVICGENGAGKTSIFEAIAWVLFDATSGYGSGFNKAIIRRGTQRAEAIVQFISAADGRSYIVRRNTQTGYSIVDPQVGELGLSLREDVHAWLQEQLGIRSAFPLKDLFEQIIGIPQGMMTADFLKPPAQRRQIFEPILQVSDYRQAFDNALALVNFSQEQVASLERQLAVQNQELATRSQYEQQETALAAELERDRQRCEELRQECQALAAEKQEYEAAVETLNRLQQTCARLEAQLQRQEELCRDRQHQLTAARESQAQCQQLQSDYNRYRQQEARCQELDQQLRGRTALEQNIRQLEQQQQQLATQLASIESQRQAIATIASQLADLEPQIAAAESLDAEIAPLEARYQQAQQADQELRHLKQQAAMLQTRLEEIGQQVQALEQQRPLAATLSAKQAERERLQAQLNHATAAHAFAATLDPILNTAQSQAAATDALVTAAITGLTAAQQFSGVAAAIQEGLGALQQLQQNYHWLLDQLMALRQTLSDPAAIPALNQRVKQLEADIALAAAAERSLLQAQALAEERSRLEAELRQLRDRQQTLEPLSQALADLKHRLNTLRQERANLGQPHAQRQLLLEQQAAAPQLEADYERLCSEQASLQARLTPLYEEHQRYAALEEQRQQLRDELARLRPSYDTYLQHQQQAAQVETYEAALRTATQEANGLKAALAKAQAEYKAQEQKVDLAALKAVRDRYENLHREYQRYLGAIPEKEKQYQNCLATLKHLDEVAAAKEETLQKLLAAQKHHHLIETARGIFNKSGPRVSAAYLHTVSAEADRLLRELLNRPDVALQWTSDYEIQVNEGGYWRPFKSLSGGEQMCAALAVRLALLRVLVNTDIAFFDEPTTNMDQVRRQQLAESLSNLKSFHQLFVISHDETFEALTEHTIHLERSRP from the coding sequence GTGGAAATTCAGTGCCTGACCCTAAAAAACTTTAAGACCCACCGCGATCGCACCTTTGAGTTTATGCCCGGTGTGAATGTCATCTGTGGTGAGAATGGTGCAGGCAAAACCAGTATTTTTGAAGCGATCGCTTGGGTCCTCTTTGATGCAACATCGGGCTATGGCAGTGGCTTTAATAAGGCCATTATTCGCAGGGGCACTCAGCGTGCCGAAGCCATCGTCCAGTTTATCTCCGCAGCCGATGGTCGCTCCTACATCGTGCGCCGCAATACGCAGACGGGCTACTCAATTGTTGATCCCCAAGTGGGGGAACTGGGTCTGTCTTTGCGTGAAGACGTCCACGCTTGGTTGCAGGAACAGCTCGGTATCCGCAGTGCCTTTCCCCTCAAAGATCTCTTTGAGCAGATCATTGGCATTCCCCAAGGAATGATGACAGCGGATTTTCTCAAACCACCAGCACAGCGGCGTCAAATTTTTGAACCCATTTTGCAGGTGAGTGATTATCGCCAAGCCTTTGACAATGCCCTCGCCCTCGTGAATTTTTCTCAAGAGCAGGTGGCATCCCTAGAGCGCCAGTTGGCTGTCCAGAACCAGGAATTGGCCACGCGATCGCAGTATGAACAACAGGAAACCGCCTTGGCCGCGGAGCTAGAGCGCGATCGCCAGCGGTGCGAGGAACTACGCCAGGAATGTCAGGCCTTGGCCGCTGAAAAACAGGAATACGAAGCTGCCGTTGAAACGCTGAACCGTCTTCAGCAAACCTGCGCACGCCTCGAAGCCCAACTGCAGCGGCAGGAGGAACTGTGTCGCGATCGCCAGCACCAGTTGACCGCTGCCCGCGAAAGTCAAGCCCAGTGCCAGCAATTACAATCCGACTACAATCGCTATCGTCAGCAGGAGGCTCGCTGCCAAGAACTCGACCAGCAACTGCGGGGACGGACTGCCCTTGAGCAAAACATTCGCCAACTGGAGCAGCAGCAACAACAGCTAGCCACCCAATTAGCCAGTATTGAAAGCCAACGCCAAGCCATCGCCACCATTGCCAGCCAACTCGCTGACCTGGAACCCCAAATTGCCGCCGCCGAATCCCTCGATGCCGAGATTGCTCCCCTTGAGGCACGCTACCAGCAAGCCCAACAGGCGGATCAAGAACTACGCCACCTCAAGCAACAAGCGGCAATGCTACAAACCCGCCTTGAGGAAATTGGCCAACAAGTGCAAGCCCTAGAGCAACAGCGCCCCTTAGCCGCCACCTTGAGTGCTAAACAAGCGGAACGGGAGCGACTCCAGGCCCAACTGAACCATGCCACCGCCGCCCATGCCTTTGCTGCTACCCTGGATCCCATCCTCAATACAGCGCAAAGCCAAGCCGCAGCAACTGACGCCCTTGTGACGGCAGCCATTACAGGCCTCACGGCCGCTCAGCAATTTTCCGGCGTTGCCGCCGCTATTCAAGAGGGGCTAGGGGCACTCCAACAGCTCCAGCAGAACTATCACTGGCTTTTGGATCAACTCATGGCACTGCGACAAACCCTCAGCGATCCCGCAGCTATTCCTGCCCTCAACCAGAGGGTAAAACAGTTAGAAGCTGACATTGCCCTGGCTGCCGCCGCAGAGCGATCGCTCTTGCAGGCCCAAGCCCTTGCGGAGGAACGCAGCCGTTTAGAAGCAGAGCTAAGGCAGTTAAGGGATCGCCAGCAAACCCTAGAACCCCTCAGCCAAGCACTGGCTGATCTCAAACACCGCCTGAACACATTACGCCAAGAACGAGCCAACCTTGGTCAACCCCATGCCCAGCGGCAACTGTTACTGGAGCAGCAGGCAGCAGCCCCCCAATTGGAAGCAGACTACGAGCGTTTGTGCAGCGAACAGGCCAGCCTCCAAGCTCGCCTCACTCCCCTCTATGAAGAACACCAACGCTACGCCGCCCTCGAAGAACAGCGGCAACAGCTGAGGGATGAACTAGCCAGACTACGTCCCAGCTATGATACCTATCTCCAACATCAGCAGCAGGCTGCCCAAGTAGAGACCTATGAAGCGGCCCTGAGAACAGCGACCCAAGAAGCCAATGGGTTAAAAGCTGCCCTCGCCAAAGCTCAAGCAGAGTACAAAGCCCAGGAGCAGAAGGTGGATTTAGCGGCTTTGAAAGCTGTTCGCGATCGCTACGAGAACCTACACCGTGAGTATCAACGGTACCTTGGTGCCATTCCCGAAAAGGAAAAGCAGTACCAAAACTGTCTGGCAACCCTAAAGCATCTCGATGAAGTCGCCGCCGCAAAGGAAGAGACGCTGCAAAAATTGCTAGCAGCACAAAAGCACCATCATTTGATTGAGACCGCCCGCGGCATTTTTAACAAGAGCGGTCCTCGGGTCAGTGCAGCCTATCTGCACACCGTCTCTGCCGAAGCCGATCGCCTGCTGCGGGAGCTCCTTAACCGCCCTGACGTGGCGCTCCAATGGACATCGGACTACGAAATTCAAGTGAATGAAGGCGGTTACTGGCGGCCCTTCAAAAGCCTCTCGGGGGGTGAGCAAATGTGTGCTGCCCTTGCGGTGCGCCTTGCCCTGCTACGGGTACTCGTGAACACCGACATTGCCTTTTTTGATGAGCCAACCACCAATATGGATCAAGTGCGCCGCCAACAACTGGCCGAGAGCCTCAGCAACCTCAAAAGTTTTCATCAACTTTTTGTCATTAGCCACGATGAAACCTTTGAAGCCCTCACCGAGCACACGATCCACCTGGAGCGATCGCGCCCTTAG
- a CDS encoding peptidylprolyl isomerase, which yields MKPLKFGTVLPRFLQWLVMLLSVLLLVSCASLSSVADTSSIPGAQSPTPMANLPRLNGDATVVLTVNDRPITIQVRGDAAPITAGNFVDLVNRGVYDGTIFHRVVREPRPFVVQGGDPQTKDPKVSPQLYGTGSFIDPVTNRPRYIPLEILAEGSDTPTYSQAGTVSPVLHHTRGAVAMARSQLPDSASAQFYIALDQLDFLDGNYAVFGYVTDGMDVVDSIQQGDRLQSAKVVAGLENLQQP from the coding sequence ATGAAACCCCTGAAGTTCGGCACAGTATTGCCACGATTTCTGCAATGGTTGGTGATGCTGCTCAGTGTGCTGCTGCTGGTGAGTTGCGCCTCCCTCTCCTCAGTTGCTGACACGAGTTCAATTCCAGGAGCACAAAGCCCAACCCCTATGGCCAACTTACCGCGACTCAATGGCGATGCAACGGTTGTACTGACGGTCAACGATCGCCCGATTACGATTCAAGTGAGGGGGGATGCTGCCCCAATTACTGCTGGCAACTTTGTGGATTTAGTGAATCGGGGGGTCTATGATGGCACTATTTTTCACCGCGTCGTCCGTGAACCCCGACCCTTTGTGGTTCAAGGGGGAGATCCCCAAACTAAAGATCCCAAAGTATCGCCACAACTTTACGGCACGGGTTCCTTTATTGATCCAGTGACCAACCGCCCCCGCTATATTCCCCTAGAAATTCTCGCGGAGGGCAGCGATACTCCCACCTATAGCCAAGCAGGCACCGTCTCTCCTGTTCTGCACCACACCCGTGGAGCCGTGGCCATGGCGCGATCGCAACTCCCGGACTCCGCCTCAGCCCAGTTTTACATTGCCCTTGATCAACTGGATTTTCTGGATGGCAATTATGCTGTCTTTGGCTATGTCACCGATGGCATGGATGTGGTAGATAGCATCCAACAGGGCGATCGCCTGCAGTCTGCTAAGGTTGTGGCCGGTTTGGAAAATTTACAGCAGCCATAG